In Vicingus serpentipes, the following are encoded in one genomic region:
- a CDS encoding serine hydrolase domain-containing protein has protein sequence MKRLKKILLSIILVIALASILAVITGNSHLFKAVSTTYLVGKTGPSIDEHAIFESRKIETETYQPWLVSKNYNSTTNDSLHQEIENYKPAAFLVAKNDSIIYEEYWDEYNENSITNSFSMAKSFIGLLVGIALDEGKINSVNDPIGNYLPQYKDNPELTIKHLLTMSSGIDFDESYKSPFGHMAKAYYGTDIKKLNENYKVTETPGVTWKYLGGNTIILSFLIEKVAGMSVSEYMSKTIWQRIGAKNEALWSLDKKDGLEKAYCCFYSNARDFARIGKLYLHNGLWNNERIISENYIKNSIAAAYPLKTPEGKPVDFYGYHVWTTYYKNLDISFCRGIQGQYIITIPEKNLVIVRLGHKRSKEFINNIPSDVYTYIDFALEQ, from the coding sequence ATGAAACGATTAAAAAAAATTCTACTAAGCATAATTCTTGTTATTGCTTTAGCATCAATATTAGCAGTTATTACTGGAAATAGCCATTTATTCAAAGCGGTTAGTACTACCTATTTAGTCGGTAAAACTGGACCTAGTATTGATGAACATGCTATTTTTGAAAGTAGAAAAATTGAAACAGAGACATATCAACCATGGCTAGTGAGCAAAAATTACAACTCAACTACCAACGATTCTTTACATCAAGAAATTGAGAATTATAAGCCTGCTGCATTTTTAGTCGCAAAAAATGATTCTATTATTTATGAGGAATATTGGGATGAATACAATGAAAATTCAATAACGAACTCTTTTTCAATGGCTAAAAGTTTTATTGGTTTATTGGTTGGTATTGCTTTAGATGAAGGAAAAATAAACAGTGTAAATGACCCAATTGGAAATTATTTACCTCAATATAAAGACAACCCAGAATTGACTATTAAGCATTTGCTAACTATGAGTTCTGGTATTGATTTTGATGAAAGTTACAAAAGCCCCTTTGGACATATGGCAAAAGCTTATTATGGAACAGATATTAAAAAACTAAATGAAAACTATAAAGTAACTGAAACACCTGGAGTAACATGGAAATACTTGGGAGGAAACACCATTATCCTTTCTTTTTTAATCGAAAAGGTTGCTGGCATGTCTGTTTCTGAATATATGAGTAAAACAATATGGCAAAGAATTGGAGCTAAAAATGAAGCATTGTGGAGCTTAGATAAAAAAGATGGGTTGGAAAAAGCTTATTGTTGTTTCTACTCTAATGCTAGAGACTTTGCTCGTATTGGTAAGCTTTACTTACATAATGGTTTATGGAATAATGAGCGTATTATTTCTGAAAACTATATTAAGAATTCTATTGCCGCAGCATACCCATTAAAAACACCTGAAGGCAAACCAGTAGATTTTTATGGCTACCATGTTTGGACTACCTATTACAAAAATTTAGACATCTCTTTCTGTAGAGGAATTCAAGGGCAATATATTATTACTATTCCTGAAAAAAACTTAGTAATTGTTCGTTTAGGACATAAACGTTCTAAAGAATTTATTAATAACATACCTAGCGATGTTTATACTTATATAGACTTTGCTTTGGAACAGTAA